The Peromyscus eremicus chromosome 8b, PerEre_H2_v1, whole genome shotgun sequence genome contains a region encoding:
- the Dll1 gene encoding delta-like protein 1, whose translation MGRRSALALAVVSALLCQVWSSGVFELKLQEFVNKKGLMGNRSCCRGGSGPPCACRTFFRVCLKHYQASVSPEPPCTYGSAVTPVLGVDSFSLPDGAGIDPAFSNPIRFPFGFTWPGTFSLIIEALHTDSPDDLATENPERLISRLTTQRHLTVGEEWSQDLHSSGHTDLRYSYRFVCDEHYYGEGCSVFCRPRDDAFGHFTCGERGEKLCDPGWKGQYCTEPICLPGCDDQHGFCDKPGECKCRVGWQGRYCDECIRYPGCLHGTCQQPWQCNCQEGWGGLFCNQDLNYCTHHKPCRNGATCTNTGQGSYTCSCRPGYTGANCELEVDECAPSPCRNGGSCTDLEDSYSCTCPPGFYGKICELSAMTCADGPCFNGGRCSDNPDGGYSCHCPSGFSGFNCEKKMDLCSSSPCSNGAKCVDLGNTYLCRCQAGFSGRYCEDNVDDCASSPCANGGTCRDSVNDFSCTCPPGYTGRNCSAPVSRCEHAPCHNGGTCHQRGQRYVCECAQGYGGPNCQFLLPEPPQGPMVVDLIDRHMESQGGPFPWVAVCAGVVLVLMLLLGCAAVVVCVRLKLQKHQAPPDPCGGETETMNNLANCQREKDVSVSIIGATQIKNTNKKADFHGDHGADKSSFKARYPAVDYNLVRDLKGDEATIRDAHSKRDTKCQSQGSAGEEKGTSTLRGGEVPDRKRPESVYSTSKDTKYQSVYVLSAEKDECVIATEV comes from the exons ATGGGCCGTCGGAGCGCGCTAGCCCTTGCCGTGGTCTCGGCCCTGCTGTGCCAG GTCTGGAGCTCTGGCGTGTTTGAGCTGAAGCTGCAGGAGTTCGTCAACAAGAAGGGGCTGATGGGGAACCGCAGCTGCTGCCGCGGGGGCTCAGGCCCGCCGTGCGCCTGCAGGACCTTCTTCCGCGTATGCCTCAAGCACTATCAGGCCAGCGTGTCCCCGGAGCCACCCTGCACCTACGGCAGCGCAGTCACGCCAGTGCTGGGTGTCGACTCCTTCAGCCTGCCTGACGGCGCAGGCATTGACCCTGCCTTCAGCAACCCCATCCGTTTCCCCTTCGGCTTCACCTGGCCA GGTACCTTCTCTCTGATCATTGAAGCCCTGCACACAGATTCTCCTGATGACCTCGCAACAG AAAACCCAGAAAGGCTCATCAGCCGCCTGACCACGCAGAGGCACCTGACTGTGGGAGAGGAGTGGTCTCAGGACCTTCACAGTAGCGGACACACAGACCTCCGGTACTCTTACCGTTTTGTGTGTGATGAACACTACTACGGAGAAGGTTGCTCTGTGTTCTGCCGACCCAGGGATGATGCCTTTGGCCACTTCACCTgcggggagagaggggagaagctgtgtgaccctggctggAAAGGCCAGTACTGCACTGAAC CAATCTGTCTGCCGGGGTGTGATGACCAACATGGATTTTGTGACAAGCCAGGGGAATGCAA GTGCAGAGTCGGCTGGCAGGGCCGCTACTGTGATGAGTGCATCCGATACCCAGGCTGTCTCCATGGTACCTGTCAGCAGCCCTGGCAGTGTAACTGCCAGGAAGGCTGGGGAGGCCTCTTCTGCAACCAGG ACCTGAACTACTGCACTCACCATAAGCCATGCAGGAATGGGGCCACTTGTACCAACACGGGCCAGGGGAGCTACACGTGTTCATGTCGACCAGGGTATACAGGTGCCAACTGTGAGCTGGAGGTAGATGAGTGTGCTCCAAGCCCCTGCAGGAATGGAGGTAGCTGCACG GACCTTGAGGACAGCTACTCTTGCACCTGCCCTCCTGGCTTCTATGGCAAGATCTGTGAGCTGAGTGCCATGACTTGTGCTGATGGTCCCTGCTTCAACGGGGGACGGTGTTCAGACAACCCTGATGGAGGCTACAGCTGTCATTGCCCTTCAGGCTTCTCTGGCTTCAACTGTGAGAAGAAGATGGATCTCTGCAGCTCTTCCCCTTGTTCTAATG GTGCCAAGTGTGTGGACCTCGGCAATACCTACCTATGCCGGTGCCAGGCTGGCTTCTCTGGGAGGTACTGTGAGGACAACGTGGATGACTGCGCCTCCTCCCCATGTGCCAATGGGGGCACCTGCCGGGATAGTGTCAATGATTTCTCCTGTACCTGCCCACCTGGTTACACAGGCAGGAACTGTAGTGCCCCCGTCAGCAGGTGTGAACACGCACCCTGCCACAATGGGGGCACCTGCCACCAGAGGGGCCAACGCTACGTGTGTGAGTGTGCCCAGGGCTATGGTGGCCCCAACTGCCAGTTCCTGCTCCCTGAGCCACCACAGGGCCCCATGGTGGTGGACCTCATTGACAGGCATATGGAGAGCCAGGGCGGGCCCTTCCCCTGGGTGGCCGTGTGTGCCGGGGTGGTGCTTGTCCTCATGTTGCTGCTGGGCTGTGCTGCGGTGGTGGTGTGCGTCCGGCTGAAGCTTCAGAAGCACCAGGCTCCACCCGATCCTtgtgggggagagacagagaccatGAACAACCTGGCCAATTGCCAGCGTGAGAAGGATGTTTCCGTCAGCATCATTGGGGCTACACAGATCAAGAACACCAACAAGAAGGCGGACTTTCATGGGGACCATGGAGCTGACAAGAGCAGCTTTAAGGCCCGTTACCCTGCTGTGGACTATAACCTCGTTCGAGACCTCAAGGGAGATGAAGCCACCATCAGGGATGCACACAGCAAACGTGACACCAAGTGCCAGTCACAGGGCTCTGCAGGAGAAGAGAAGGGCACCTCAACACTCAGGGG TGGAGAGGTCCCTGACAGAAAAAGGCCTGAGTCTGTCTACTCTACTTCGAAGGACACCAAGTACCAGTCGGTGTATGTTCTTTCTGCAGAGAAGGACGAGTGTGTCATAGCAACTGAG GTGTAA